A DNA window from Parabacteroides johnsonii DSM 18315 contains the following coding sequences:
- a CDS encoding translation initiation factor — MKSNDWKDRLGVMYSTNPDFQYNTGNEEEEETLPKEKQQLRIALDKRNRGGKAVTLVTGFQGTTSDLEALGKFLKVKCGVGGSAKDGEIIVQGDLRPKVLEILQKEGYVKSRII; from the coding sequence ATGAAGAGTAACGACTGGAAGGACCGTCTGGGAGTCATGTATTCTACGAACCCGGATTTTCAATATAATACAGGAAACGAAGAGGAAGAAGAAACGCTTCCGAAAGAGAAGCAGCAGTTGCGCATCGCTTTGGATAAGCGGAACCGGGGCGGCAAGGCCGTGACATTGGTAACCGGCTTCCAGGGAACGACCAGCGATCTGGAAGCACTTGGGAAGTTCTTGAAAGTGAAATGCGGTGTCGGCGGCTCGGCCAAAGATGGAGAAATCATCGTACAGGGCGACCTGCGTCCTAAAGTGCTGGAAATATTGCAAAAAGAAGGCTATGTCAAAAGCCGCATAATCTGA
- the ispF gene encoding 2-C-methyl-D-erythritol 2,4-cyclodiphosphate synthase → MKVRVGFGYDVHALVPERDLWLGGVKIEHTMGLQGHSDADVLIHAICDALLGAANMRDIGYHFPDTAGEYKDIDSKILLFDTMELLRDAGYTLGNIDATVAAERPKLNPHIPEMKRVMADVLQVDVEDISIKATTTEKLGFTGRQEGIAAYATVLIQK, encoded by the coding sequence ATGAAAGTACGGGTTGGGTTTGGATATGATGTGCATGCACTGGTTCCGGAACGAGATTTATGGCTGGGCGGAGTGAAAATAGAGCATACGATGGGCTTGCAAGGGCACAGCGATGCAGATGTCTTGATTCATGCTATCTGCGACGCTTTGTTGGGGGCCGCCAATATGCGTGATATCGGTTATCATTTCCCCGATACGGCAGGAGAATATAAGGACATTGACAGCAAGATCCTGTTGTTCGATACGATGGAACTGCTTCGTGATGCCGGATATACATTGGGTAATATAGATGCGACTGTCGCTGCCGAACGTCCGAAGCTGAATCCTCATATCCCCGAAATGAAACGGGTGATGGCCGATGTCCTCCAGGTGGATGTAGAAGATATCTCCATCAAGGCGACAACAACCGAGAAGTTAGGCTTTACCGGACGGCAGGAAGGAATAGCTGCGTATGCAACGGTACTGATACAGAAATAG
- the porV gene encoding type IX secretion system outer membrane channel protein PorV, whose product MISKFRIGVLVIILNFFASVATTWGQVENPSLLQMAVPSLNIAPDARGGGMGDMGAATLPDINSQYWNAAKYAFMGSKAGVSLSYTPWLRKLVNDVALVNMTGYYKLGNSDLQAISASLRYFSLGEVNIWENIGDVPYGLNPYEMAFDVAYSRKLSESYSMAVTLRYIRSDMGTDQNEESNAGNAFAADISGYLEKYVLMGNAEALWSFGFNLSNIGSKISYDGGNRNQYLPAKLTLGTGLLYPIDDYNQIGVYLDLNKYMVPYAPQKKDGETDADFQAREDDYKSWSSISGMLKSFTDSPNGLLKEIMVSVGAEYSYNEQFFVRGGYFYENANVGNRKYFSVGAGFRMSVFQLDAAYLISTVPQNPLDQTLRFSLSFDMDGIKNLFR is encoded by the coding sequence ATGATAAGTAAATTCAGAATCGGTGTACTCGTTATAATACTTAACTTCTTCGCTTCGGTTGCGACGACTTGGGGACAAGTGGAGAACCCTTCTTTGCTCCAAATGGCGGTTCCTTCGCTGAACATCGCTCCGGATGCACGAGGAGGCGGTATGGGAGACATGGGAGCGGCAACTTTGCCGGACATCAATTCGCAGTATTGGAATGCGGCCAAATATGCTTTTATGGGAAGTAAGGCGGGAGTCAGTTTGTCTTATACTCCGTGGTTGCGTAAATTGGTCAACGATGTGGCTTTGGTGAACATGACCGGTTATTACAAATTAGGAAATAGTGATTTACAGGCTATCAGCGCATCTTTGCGTTATTTTTCATTAGGAGAAGTAAATATATGGGAGAATATCGGGGATGTTCCCTATGGTTTGAACCCGTATGAGATGGCGTTCGACGTGGCTTACAGCCGTAAATTGTCCGAGTCCTATTCGATGGCGGTAACCTTGCGTTACATCCGTTCGGATATGGGAACAGACCAGAATGAAGAGAGCAATGCGGGCAATGCTTTTGCAGCCGATATCTCCGGTTACCTGGAAAAGTATGTGCTGATGGGCAATGCCGAGGCATTGTGGAGCTTTGGTTTCAACCTGTCCAATATCGGGAGTAAGATCTCGTATGACGGGGGAAATAGGAATCAGTACCTTCCGGCCAAGTTGACTTTGGGAACAGGGCTGCTTTATCCGATCGACGACTACAACCAGATCGGTGTTTATTTGGACCTGAACAAATACATGGTTCCGTATGCTCCGCAAAAGAAAGATGGAGAGACTGATGCCGACTTTCAAGCGCGTGAGGATGACTATAAGTCGTGGTCGAGTATTTCCGGTATGTTGAAGTCTTTTACCGATTCACCTAACGGCTTGCTGAAAGAGATCATGGTTTCGGTCGGAGCCGAGTATAGTTATAATGAACAATTTTTTGTTCGCGGCGGTTATTTTTACGAGAATGCGAATGTCGGTAACCGTAAGTACTTTTCTGTAGGTGCCGGTTTCCGTATGAGCGTGTTCCAGCTGGATGCCGCTTATCTGATCAGTACGGTTCCACAGAACCCGTTGGACCAGACACTTCGTTTCTCCCTGTCTTTTGATATGGATGGAATTAAGAACTTGTTCAGATGA
- a CDS encoding decaprenyl-phosphate phosphoribosyltransferase, producing the protein MKDIQSTGKVKALFLLMRPSQWVKNIILFLPMFFAQEIGDIDRLWNVAILFTGFCLLTSGVYVFNDLMDAGEDRLHPVKRFRPIASRKVSPMVAFVFLFLLYGTSALCFSFMHTSNNQIWLLSGGYILLNLAYTLYLKQIQIIDAMIVACGFIIRLEAGAVAGEIELSHWLIIMTFILSLFLAFAKRRDDLRNFMETGQISRKNITGYTIDYLNVILSFLSSIIAVTYILYTLSPEVTSRSSEYLYATVPFVLAGIMRYLQIILVEKSNCNPTDILLQDRTLQLTVAGWFIVFALLIY; encoded by the coding sequence ATGAAAGATATACAATCGACAGGCAAAGTTAAAGCATTATTTCTTCTGATGCGCCCCTCCCAGTGGGTAAAAAACATCATCTTGTTCCTTCCCATGTTTTTTGCACAGGAGATAGGGGACATAGACAGGTTATGGAATGTTGCCATCCTGTTTACCGGTTTCTGTCTGCTTACCAGCGGCGTATACGTTTTCAACGATTTGATGGACGCGGGTGAAGACCGCCTGCATCCGGTCAAACGATTCCGGCCGATTGCCTCCCGGAAGGTTTCGCCGATGGTAGCCTTTGTCTTCCTATTTTTGCTATATGGGACGAGTGCATTATGTTTCAGTTTCATGCATACAAGTAACAACCAGATCTGGTTGTTGTCAGGAGGATATATCCTCCTGAATTTAGCATATACGCTTTATCTCAAACAGATACAGATCATAGATGCCATGATTGTCGCCTGCGGTTTCATCATCCGGCTTGAAGCGGGAGCTGTCGCCGGGGAGATAGAACTTTCGCACTGGCTGATTATCATGACATTCATCCTCTCCCTGTTTCTCGCCTTTGCCAAACGCCGGGATGATTTGCGTAATTTCATGGAGACCGGACAGATTTCACGTAAGAATATTACCGGATATACGATCGACTACCTGAACGTGATCCTGTCGTTTCTCTCTTCCATCATAGCCGTGACTTACATATTATATACGCTTTCGCCCGAAGTAACGTCGAGGAGCAGCGAATACTTGTATGCTACGGTCCCTTTCGTACTGGCAGGCATCATGCGCTACCTGCAAATCATCTTGGTGGAAAAGAGTAACTGCAATCCGACCGATATCCTGTTGCAGGACCGTACTTTGCAACTGACAGTGGCCGGCTGGTTTATCGTATTCGCTTTACTGATTTATTGA